From Fusobacterium sp. FSA-380-WT-3A, the proteins below share one genomic window:
- a CDS encoding transporter substrate-binding domain-containing protein gives MKKLLLLFILITGILFTSCGENKKDDENKTLIVGMELAYPPFETKDSNGNPIGISVDFAKEFGKFIGKDVKIENIAWDGLIPSIQTKKVDMVISSMTITEERKNIVDFSNPYANSLLGMLINKNSPIKDANDLNNSNITVAVKTGSTGFIYANKYLTNAKITSLADESACVTEVIQGKADVFLYDQLTIYRNWQKNQNTTKAVFIPFQNPEKWGVAFRKGDTELLNKMNEFIDKFNKEDGFDKLTEKYLSEEKENFDKLGFKWFFDLSE, from the coding sequence ATGAAAAAATTATTATTGCTTTTTATTTTAATAACAGGAATATTATTTACAAGTTGTGGAGAAAATAAAAAAGATGATGAAAATAAAACTTTAATTGTTGGAATGGAACTTGCATATCCTCCATTTGAAACAAAAGATTCTAATGGAAATCCTATAGGAATAAGTGTAGATTTTGCAAAAGAGTTTGGAAAATTTATAGGAAAAGATGTAAAAATTGAGAATATAGCTTGGGATGGACTTATTCCATCAATTCAAACTAAAAAAGTAGATATGGTAATTTCTTCTATGACTATAACAGAAGAAAGAAAAAATATAGTAGACTTTTCTAATCCTTATGCTAATTCTCTTTTAGGAATGTTAATAAATAAAAATTCTCCTATTAAGGATGCTAATGACTTAAACAATAGTAATATAACTGTAGCTGTAAAAACTGGTTCTACTGGATTTATTTATGCTAATAAATATTTAACTAATGCTAAAATAACTTCCCTTGCTGATGAAAGTGCTTGTGTTACTGAAGTTATTCAAGGAAAAGCTGACGTATTTTTATATGACCAACTTACTATATATAGAAATTGGCAAAAAAATCAAAATACTACTAAAGCTGTATTTATCCCTTTCCAAAATCCTGAAAAATGGGGTGTTGCTTTTAGAAAAGGAGATACAGAACTTCTAAATAAAATGAATGAATTTATAGATAAATTTAATAAAGAGGATGGATTTGATAAGTTAACAGAAAAATATCTGTCTGAAGAAAAAGAAAACTTTGATAAATTAGGATTCAAATGGTTTTTTGATTTAAGTGAATAG